The Candidatus Thiodiazotropha endoloripes genome has a window encoding:
- the ftsA gene encoding cell division protein FtsA, with the protein MTKRSEKNLIIGLDIGTSKVVAIVGEIKADNGIEIIGIGSHPSRGLKKGVVVNIESTVQSIQRAVEEAELMAGCEIHSVFAGIAGSHIRSLNSHGIVAIKDKEVSQSDVERVIDAARAVAIPADQKILHILPQEFIIDEQEGIRDPVGMSGVRLEARVHMVTGAVSAAQNIVKCVRRCGLDVDDLILEQLASSYSVLSDDEKELGVCLVDIGGGTTDIAVFTGGSIRHTAVIPIAGDQVTNDIAVALRTPTQHAEEIKIKYACALTQLATSDETIEVPSIGERPPRRLSRQTLAEVVEPRYEELMTLIQAELRRSGFEDVIAGGVVLTGGSSKIEGVIDLAEEVFHMPVRLGVPQYVSGLADVVRNPIYSTGVGLLLFGQRNRAQGGRELANDGGLKAIWERMKHWFQGNF; encoded by the coding sequence ATGACTAAACGAAGTGAGAAAAACCTGATCATCGGGCTCGATATCGGTACCTCGAAGGTGGTGGCCATTGTTGGCGAGATCAAAGCGGACAATGGCATTGAGATTATCGGTATCGGTTCCCATCCTTCACGCGGATTGAAGAAGGGAGTCGTGGTGAATATCGAGTCCACGGTGCAGTCGATTCAGCGTGCGGTTGAAGAGGCGGAGCTGATGGCGGGTTGTGAGATCCATTCAGTCTTTGCCGGGATTGCCGGCAGCCATATCCGCAGCCTCAATTCCCACGGTATTGTTGCAATCAAGGACAAAGAGGTCAGTCAGAGCGATGTTGAACGGGTGATCGATGCCGCCCGGGCGGTTGCCATACCGGCCGACCAGAAGATTCTGCACATCCTGCCTCAAGAGTTCATCATCGATGAACAGGAAGGTATTCGCGATCCGGTGGGTATGTCAGGTGTGCGTCTCGAAGCCCGGGTTCATATGGTCACCGGTGCGGTGAGTGCGGCACAGAACATTGTTAAGTGTGTGCGTCGCTGCGGGTTGGACGTGGATGACCTGATTCTGGAGCAGTTGGCCTCCAGTTATTCCGTGTTGAGCGATGACGAAAAAGAGCTGGGTGTCTGCCTGGTGGACATCGGTGGCGGCACCACCGATATCGCGGTATTCACCGGTGGTTCGATCCGCCATACCGCGGTGATCCCCATTGCCGGAGATCAGGTGACCAACGATATCGCGGTCGCCCTGCGTACCCCGACCCAGCATGCGGAAGAGATCAAGATCAAATATGCCTGCGCTTTGACCCAGCTGGCGACCAGCGATGAGACCATCGAGGTGCCCAGTATCGGCGAGCGGCCACCGCGCAGGCTCTCCCGCCAGACCCTGGCGGAGGTGGTCGAGCCACGTTACGAAGAGTTGATGACGCTGATCCAGGCGGAGTTGAGACGAAGTGGTTTTGAAGATGTGATTGCCGGTGGTGTGGTGCTGACCGGTGGCAGTTCGAAGATCGAGGGAGTTATCGATCTGGCGGAAGAGGTATTTCACATGCCGGTGCGATTAGGTGTGCCCCAGTATGTCAGCGGTCTGGCTGACGTGGTGCGCAATCCGATCTATTCCACTGGAGTGGGATTGTTACTGTTTGGTCAACGAAATCGCGCCCAGGGTGGGCGGGAGTTGGCCAATGATGGTGGCCTGAAAGCGATATGGGAAAGAATGAAGCATTGGTTTCAGGGCAATTTTTAA
- the lpxC gene encoding UDP-3-O-acyl-N-acetylglucosamine deacetylase, translated as MIWQRTLKNVIRATGVGLHTGEKVYLTLRPAAPDTGIIFRRVDLDPPVEIRACAENVGDTRLSSTLVQDGVRVSTVEHLLSALAGLGIDNAYVDVSAAEVPIMDGSAGPFVFLLQSAGVEEQNKAKRFIRIKRKVEVVEGDKRASFEPFDGFKVSFSIDFDHPAFKERSQFATIDFSSTSFVREVSRARTFGFLRDIEMLRQKELALGGSLDNAVVVDDYRVMNVDGLRYEDEFVKHKILDAIGDLYLLGHSLVGAFNGHKSGHALNNRLLLELISQEDAWEEITFEEPEDAPISYMQPAHLTVS; from the coding sequence ATGATTTGGCAACGTACGTTGAAGAACGTGATACGCGCTACCGGTGTGGGACTGCACACCGGTGAGAAGGTCTACCTGACCCTGCGACCGGCCGCTCCGGATACGGGAATCATTTTCAGACGGGTCGATCTCGATCCGCCGGTTGAGATTCGCGCCTGCGCGGAAAATGTCGGAGATACAAGGCTTTCCAGTACTCTGGTACAGGATGGGGTGCGGGTCTCCACGGTCGAGCATCTGCTCTCCGCTTTGGCTGGCCTGGGTATCGACAACGCCTATGTGGATGTGAGTGCAGCGGAAGTGCCGATCATGGACGGCAGTGCCGGTCCTTTCGTGTTTCTGTTGCAGTCCGCCGGGGTTGAGGAGCAGAACAAGGCCAAGCGGTTCATTCGTATCAAGCGAAAAGTTGAAGTGGTTGAGGGTGACAAACGCGCCAGTTTCGAACCCTTTGATGGTTTCAAGGTCTCTTTCTCGATCGATTTTGACCATCCCGCCTTCAAGGAGCGATCCCAGTTCGCCACGATTGATTTCTCATCTACCTCTTTTGTCAGAGAGGTCAGTCGGGCGAGAACCTTCGGCTTTTTGCGTGATATCGAGATGTTACGACAGAAAGAGCTGGCACTTGGCGGCAGTCTCGACAACGCGGTTGTGGTCGATGACTACCGGGTGATGAATGTGGATGGCCTGCGCTACGAAGATGAATTCGTCAAGCACAAAATCCTCGACGCCATCGGTGACCTCTATCTTCTGGGACACAGTCTGGTTGGCGCCTTCAATGGTCATAAATCTGGACATGCCTTGAACAACCGGCTGCTGCTTGAGCTGATCAGTCAGGAGGATGCCTGGGAGGAGATTACCTTCGAAGAGCCGGAGGACGCGCCGATCTCCTACATGCAGCCTGCTCATCTTACGGTCTCTTAG
- a CDS encoding M23 family metallopeptidase — MKFIYLRGAVQDYDLASRWLMPGVFLLLGLLFGVAMLWTGYQMGVSDTEFPEHQLVTSLENSFAKERQTLQDMKIDTQSGIDALAIRVGQIQSQLLRLDALGERLVTIGGLDKGEFSFEALPALGGPNGISSVSEASALPDLLHEMEQLEAMIEHRHQQLNLVEDLIMNSNLENSVHPAGRPVKKGWISSYFGMRNDPFTGKRAMHKGMDFAGKSGSDVVAVAAGVVTWADDRYGYGKLVEINHGKGYVTRYGHNAEILVEIGDRVKQGEVVAKMGSTGRSTGPHVHFEVVRNGKIVDPTKYILSKRDKG, encoded by the coding sequence ATGAAATTCATATACTTACGCGGTGCTGTACAAGATTACGATCTCGCCTCCAGGTGGCTGATGCCGGGGGTTTTTCTGCTATTGGGTCTGCTGTTTGGTGTGGCCATGTTGTGGACGGGCTACCAAATGGGCGTCAGTGATACGGAGTTTCCAGAACACCAGCTGGTGACCAGTCTGGAGAACAGCTTTGCCAAGGAGCGTCAGACCCTGCAGGATATGAAAATCGATACCCAAAGTGGCATCGATGCCCTGGCGATTCGTGTCGGCCAGATTCAGTCCCAACTGTTGCGTCTCGATGCACTGGGTGAGCGACTGGTCACGATCGGTGGATTGGATAAAGGGGAGTTCAGTTTTGAAGCACTTCCTGCCCTGGGTGGTCCGAATGGGATCTCATCCGTGAGCGAGGCATCGGCGCTGCCTGATCTGTTGCACGAGATGGAGCAGCTTGAAGCGATGATCGAGCATCGTCATCAGCAACTCAATCTGGTGGAAGACCTGATCATGAACTCAAATCTGGAGAATTCCGTTCATCCGGCGGGTCGTCCGGTGAAAAAAGGCTGGATCTCCTCCTACTTCGGTATGCGCAATGATCCGTTTACCGGTAAACGTGCGATGCACAAAGGTATGGATTTCGCCGGCAAATCGGGATCCGATGTGGTTGCGGTGGCTGCCGGAGTAGTGACCTGGGCCGATGATCGTTATGGTTACGGTAAACTGGTCGAGATCAACCATGGCAAAGGCTACGTCACCCGATACGGGCACAATGCAGAGATCCTGGTTGAGATTGGCGATCGGGTGAAGCAGGGAGAGGTGGTTGCCAAAATGGGCTCTACCGGCCGCTCCACAGGGCCTCATGTCCATTTCGAGGTGGTACGAAACGGCAAGATTGTCGACCCCACGAAATATATCCTGTCGAAACGCGATAAGGGCTGA
- the ftsZ gene encoding cell division protein FtsZ gives MFELMDTHSQNAVIKVIGVGGGGGNAVNHMLTGEIEGVDFICANTDAQALRNSEVRTLLQLGSDITKGLGAGADPEIGRQAALEDRDRIEEALDGADMIFITAGMGGGTGTGAAPVVAQVAKDLGILTVAVVTKPFGFEGGKRMKIAEQGMEDLGKHVDSLITIPNEKLLAVLGKEMSLLNAFKSANDVLLHAVQGIAELITRPGLINVDFADVKTVMSEMGAAMMGSGEANGDNRAREAAERAIRSPLLEDVNLAGAKGILVNITAGLNLAIGEFDEVGTTIREFADEDATVVVGTVIDPDMQNDMRVTVVATGLGERLKAELPKPTKVEDLPPVKLVDSQEPQRVPEDYRELDRPTVLRNSNSDRSAAVATADGNLDYLDIPAFLRRQAD, from the coding sequence ATGTTTGAATTAATGGATACACACAGTCAGAATGCTGTGATCAAAGTGATCGGTGTCGGCGGCGGTGGCGGCAATGCGGTCAATCATATGCTGACCGGAGAGATTGAAGGGGTCGACTTCATCTGTGCCAACACCGATGCCCAGGCACTGCGTAACAGTGAGGTGCGTACCCTGCTGCAGCTCGGTTCCGATATCACCAAGGGATTGGGCGCGGGTGCCGATCCTGAGATCGGTCGCCAGGCGGCGCTTGAGGATCGTGACCGTATCGAAGAGGCACTCGACGGTGCGGATATGATCTTCATCACCGCTGGAATGGGTGGCGGAACCGGTACCGGCGCCGCACCTGTGGTAGCACAGGTCGCCAAGGATCTGGGTATTCTGACCGTGGCGGTGGTCACCAAACCGTTTGGTTTTGAGGGGGGCAAACGGATGAAGATCGCTGAACAGGGTATGGAAGACCTGGGAAAACATGTGGATTCCCTGATCACCATCCCCAATGAAAAGTTGTTGGCGGTACTCGGCAAGGAGATGAGTCTGCTGAATGCCTTCAAATCGGCCAATGATGTGCTGCTGCATGCGGTTCAGGGCATTGCCGAGCTGATCACCCGGCCCGGGCTGATCAACGTGGACTTCGCCGACGTCAAAACCGTGATGTCGGAGATGGGTGCTGCGATGATGGGCTCCGGTGAGGCGAATGGTGACAATCGAGCCCGCGAAGCGGCGGAACGGGCGATTCGCAGTCCACTGCTTGAAGATGTCAATCTGGCCGGCGCGAAGGGTATTCTTGTAAATATCACGGCCGGACTCAATCTGGCGATCGGTGAGTTTGACGAAGTCGGCACCACGATTCGTGAATTTGCCGATGAAGATGCCACCGTGGTGGTCGGTACTGTCATCGATCCCGACATGCAGAACGATATGCGGGTTACCGTGGTGGCTACCGGTCTGGGTGAACGGCTCAAGGCCGAGCTGCCGAAACCGACCAAAGTCGAGGATCTGCCACCGGTTAAACTGGTCGATAGCCAGGAACCGCAGCGGGTTCCGGAGGACTATCGGGAGTTGGATCGCCCCACAGTGTTGCGAAATAGCAACAGTGACCGCAGTGCTGCAGTGGCAACCGCCGATGGCAACCTGGATTACCTGGATATACCAGCTTTTTTACGTCGCCAGGCAGACTAA
- the argJ gene encoding bifunctional glutamate N-acetyltransferase/amino-acid acetyltransferase ArgJ, producing the protein MSDSVHTIAGVRLGVAAAGISYADRDDLLVMELAEGAQCAAVFTRNAFCAAPVHLAKQHLRQGSPRLLLINSGNANAGTGEQGMDDAVNCCRGLADLAACEPHQVLPFSTGVIGETLPVERMQLAFPKALAALTEAGWESASRAIMTTDTRPKLASRSFQVDGVTVRVTGMAKGSGMIRPDMATMLAYLATDLAVSRELLQSCLDRAVKPSFNSITVDGDTSTNDACVLIATGASSLPPLSDADSPLYQQLADAVLDLCMELARAIVADGEGATKLVDVEVNGAASESEAREVAYTIAHSPLVKTALFASDPNWGRILAAVGRAGIEDLVIDTIEIWLGDVCIVRQGGRADDYTEAAGQAVMQQSEITIRVELGRGSATTKVVTCDLSYDYVKINAEYRS; encoded by the coding sequence ATGAGTGATTCCGTCCACACGATTGCTGGCGTAAGACTGGGTGTTGCCGCGGCGGGGATATCCTATGCCGACCGGGATGACCTGCTGGTGATGGAGTTGGCGGAAGGTGCGCAATGTGCTGCGGTGTTTACCCGCAATGCCTTTTGTGCCGCTCCCGTGCACCTGGCCAAGCAGCATCTTCGTCAGGGGAGTCCGAGACTGCTGCTGATCAATTCCGGCAATGCCAATGCCGGTACTGGAGAGCAGGGGATGGATGACGCCGTCAACTGCTGCCGTGGACTGGCCGATCTGGCCGCTTGTGAGCCCCATCAGGTGTTGCCTTTCTCCACCGGCGTGATCGGTGAGACACTGCCGGTTGAACGGATGCAGCTGGCTTTCCCCAAAGCCCTGGCGGCACTCACGGAGGCTGGCTGGGAGTCTGCGTCGCGGGCGATCATGACCACCGACACCCGACCGAAACTGGCTTCCCGCAGTTTTCAGGTGGATGGAGTGACCGTCCGGGTTACCGGTATGGCCAAAGGCTCGGGCATGATCCGGCCCGATATGGCAACCATGCTGGCCTATCTTGCAACTGACCTGGCGGTATCCCGGGAGTTGCTGCAAAGCTGCCTCGATCGGGCTGTGAAGCCCTCCTTCAACAGTATTACGGTCGATGGGGATACCTCGACCAATGATGCCTGTGTATTGATTGCCACCGGTGCTTCTTCCCTGCCACCACTCAGCGATGCCGATTCACCCCTCTATCAGCAGCTGGCGGATGCGGTGCTCGACCTCTGTATGGAACTTGCCCGAGCGATCGTGGCCGATGGGGAGGGAGCAACCAAGCTGGTGGATGTGGAGGTCAACGGGGCCGCCAGCGAATCAGAGGCACGAGAGGTAGCCTATACCATCGCTCATTCGCCACTGGTCAAGACGGCGCTGTTCGCATCGGATCCAAACTGGGGGCGAATTCTGGCCGCAGTGGGCCGTGCCGGCATCGAGGATCTGGTGATCGACACGATTGAGATCTGGCTGGGTGATGTCTGCATCGTGCGTCAGGGAGGCCGGGCGGACGACTACACGGAAGCGGCTGGCCAGGCCGTGATGCAGCAGAGTGAGATCACCATTCGGGTCGAGTTGGGTCGCGGCAGCGCCACGACCAAAGTGGTGACCTGCGATCTCTCCTACGACTACGTGAAGATCAACGCCGAATACCGCAGTTAA
- a CDS encoding Nudix family hydrolase: MKIHVAAAAILDQSGRVLISQRAENTHQGGLWEFPGGKLEAGETAAAALSRELEEELGIVPLATEPLIRIRHDYEDRHVVLDFYRVSAYRGEARGLEGQPLQWLSPADMQPESFPAADRPVITALKLPQRYMITGADAERPEEFLKHLSMAIEGGIELVQLRAHPLSDSAYRQLLAKLLPVCRARGVKLLVNRPQGVLGWQSEADGLHLTANQLASLSRRPDGAKLIGASCHHLHELQMAERAGLDYVLLSPVQKTTTHPQAASLGWSRFADLVDQVNLPVYALGGLSADDLPNAILKGAQGVAAISAFWSPVN, from the coding sequence ATGAAGATCCATGTCGCAGCCGCTGCAATCCTCGATCAGTCTGGCCGGGTATTGATCAGCCAACGGGCTGAAAATACCCACCAGGGTGGTTTGTGGGAGTTTCCCGGCGGTAAGCTTGAGGCAGGGGAGACAGCCGCTGCAGCGCTCTCCCGGGAGCTTGAAGAGGAGCTGGGGATTGTGCCGCTGGCGACTGAACCACTGATCAGGATCCGGCATGACTACGAGGATCGTCATGTGGTGCTCGATTTCTATCGGGTCAGCGCCTATCGGGGTGAGGCCAGGGGTCTTGAAGGTCAGCCTCTGCAATGGCTTTCACCTGCTGATATGCAGCCTGAGTCTTTTCCAGCGGCCGATCGACCGGTGATCACCGCCCTGAAGCTGCCGCAACGTTACATGATTACCGGGGCAGATGCTGAACGGCCCGAAGAATTTCTGAAACACCTCTCCATGGCGATCGAGGGTGGTATAGAGCTGGTTCAGCTGAGAGCTCATCCTTTATCCGATAGCGCTTATCGGCAGCTGCTGGCCAAGCTGCTTCCTGTGTGTCGTGCCAGAGGTGTCAAGCTGCTTGTCAATCGCCCTCAAGGGGTGTTGGGCTGGCAGTCTGAAGCTGACGGTCTGCATCTTACAGCCAACCAGCTGGCGTCACTCTCCCGGCGACCTGATGGGGCCAAGTTGATTGGTGCCTCCTGTCATCATCTGCATGAGTTGCAGATGGCGGAGCGTGCCGGTCTGGACTATGTGCTGCTTTCGCCAGTGCAGAAGACCACAACTCATCCCCAGGCTGCCAGCCTGGGTTGGTCTCGTTTCGCCGACCTGGTGGACCAGGTCAACCTGCCGGTATACGCCCTCGGTGGTCTGTCGGCAGATGATCTGCCGAATGCCATTCTCAAGGGTGCCCAAGGAGTCGCGGCAATCTCTGCATTCTGGTCACCAGTCAATTAA
- a CDS encoding DciA family protein → MKSVRNIVGSNSTPAKLGKRVADYEALCKMVRSNLPAPLDQQLKATVLQAGVLSLFVSSPVWASRLRYAAPQLLEQLQQHGLGVERIRTRILLEAGIKPSSLKHKTLSLSKHNGEILRQTAAAIRDPDLSEALLKLSRHGEEGK, encoded by the coding sequence ATGAAATCGGTCAGGAACATTGTTGGCAGCAACTCAACTCCAGCAAAACTGGGCAAAAGAGTGGCTGACTACGAAGCACTCTGCAAGATGGTCAGGTCCAACCTGCCAGCCCCTCTCGACCAGCAGCTGAAGGCCACCGTACTGCAAGCGGGCGTGCTCAGTCTGTTCGTCTCTTCCCCGGTGTGGGCCAGCCGGCTGCGCTACGCTGCTCCCCAATTGCTTGAGCAACTGCAGCAGCACGGATTGGGAGTTGAGCGGATACGCACCCGTATCCTGCTAGAAGCTGGAATAAAACCCTCTTCCCTGAAGCACAAAACCCTCTCCTTGAGCAAACATAACGGTGAAATATTGCGTCAAACAGCCGCCGCGATCCGTGATCCGGACCTCAGTGAGGCGCTGTTGAAATTGAGCCGGCATGGCGAAGAGGGAAAATAA
- a CDS encoding PilZ domain-containing protein, with product MYIKSPAEHIHENSLKPEERRSVKRRHLIYYLRVWRTEDNTPLGQVVDINSQGLMLIGEKPIPTGEELNLKIHLPDGEEEIKFLNFKAICRWSSKDINTAFYDSGCEFVDQSAEKIERLQQLIEEYGFSD from the coding sequence ATGTACATTAAGAGCCCCGCAGAACACATCCACGAGAACAGCCTCAAACCTGAAGAGCGGAGATCCGTGAAGCGCCGCCATCTGATCTACTACCTGAGAGTCTGGCGAACCGAAGATAATACGCCCTTGGGACAGGTGGTTGATATCAATTCCCAGGGGTTGATGCTGATCGGTGAAAAACCGATTCCAACCGGTGAGGAACTGAATTTGAAAATTCATCTTCCTGATGGTGAAGAAGAGATCAAGTTCTTGAATTTCAAAGCCATATGCAGATGGAGTTCAAAAGATATCAACACCGCATTCTACGATTCGGGTTGTGAATTCGTTGATCAGTCCGCCGAAAAAATCGAAAGGTTGCAGCAACTGATCGAGGAGTATGGCTTCAGCGATTAA
- the secA gene encoding preprotein translocase subunit SecA, protein MVSKIFTKIFGSRNDRLVKRMTKTVAQITNLESEIEQLSDDALKQKTVDFRARLDAGENLDGLMQEAFAVVREAGRRTMQMRHFDVQMIGGMVLHQGKIAEMRTGEGKTLVATLAAYLNALPAKGVHVVTVNDYLARRDAAWMGRIYHFLGLSTGVINSSGGAGPDSTSYLYDPEYDGAKGGYLHLRPVSRKEAYAADITYGTNNEYGFDYLRDNMAFSSDQRVQRPPFFAIVDEVDSILIDEARTPLIISGPTDDSSELYMAVNKIIPSLTRQDPITNEEGKPDFGPGDYSVDEKAKQVYFSEEGHQHVEEMLTEAGLLEEGASLYDSANIILMHHANAALRAHALFQRNVDYIVKDGQIVIVDEFTGRTMPGRRWSDGQHQAVEAKEGVEIQKENQTLASITFQNYFRLYDKLSGMTGTADTEAFEFQQIYGLEVVVIPTNQAMVRDDMGDLVYLTPEEKYDAILEDVQDCVKRGQPVLVGTASIETSELVSGLLEKAKVPHKVLNAKHHEQEAAIVAQAGVPGAVTIATNMAGRGTDIVLGGNLDTELETLGDNPDPATVEDYKAQWKKVHKQVLEAGGLHVIGTERHESRRIDNQLRGRSGRQGDPGSSRFYLSLQDSLMRIFASDKVGGLMQKMGMEKGEAIEHPWVSRAIENAQRKVEGRNFDIRKQLLEYDDVANDQRKVVYEQRNDLMDTSDVSSSISALREDVLDEVFHAHIPRDSIEEQWDVPGLSEALAETFSGEWPLQQWLDDDSDLHEETLKAKILDRLSSSYQEKQTLVGDENMRQFEKAMMLQTLDSHWKEHLAAMDYLRQGIHLRGYAQKNPKQEYKREAFSMFSGMLESIKQEVVSLLSKVQVQMPEELALQEQQPQVNEFEFKHETFEGLAGESEAEQPAPEQEEAHQPFVRDGRKIGRNEPCPCGSGKKYKQCHGRLN, encoded by the coding sequence ATGGTTAGTAAAATCTTTACAAAGATCTTTGGCAGCCGTAATGACCGGCTGGTAAAACGAATGACAAAAACGGTCGCCCAGATTACCAATCTGGAGTCCGAAATCGAACAGCTCTCAGACGATGCCTTAAAGCAGAAAACGGTGGATTTCCGTGCACGGTTGGATGCAGGTGAGAATCTGGACGGCCTGATGCAGGAAGCCTTCGCCGTGGTACGCGAAGCCGGGCGACGGACCATGCAGATGCGCCACTTCGATGTGCAGATGATTGGCGGCATGGTACTCCATCAAGGCAAAATTGCCGAGATGCGTACCGGTGAGGGTAAGACCCTGGTGGCTACCCTGGCCGCCTATCTCAACGCCCTGCCGGCGAAAGGGGTTCATGTGGTCACGGTGAATGACTATCTGGCCCGACGTGATGCGGCCTGGATGGGGCGCATCTACCATTTTCTTGGTCTCAGCACCGGGGTGATCAACTCATCCGGTGGTGCAGGGCCGGACAGTACATCCTATCTCTACGATCCCGAATATGATGGCGCCAAGGGAGGCTATCTGCATCTGCGTCCGGTCTCCCGCAAGGAGGCCTACGCCGCCGATATCACCTACGGCACCAACAATGAATATGGCTTCGACTATCTGCGCGACAACATGGCCTTCAGCAGCGACCAGCGGGTGCAGCGTCCGCCGTTTTTTGCCATCGTCGATGAGGTCGATTCGATCCTGATCGATGAGGCCCGTACGCCGCTGATCATCTCCGGGCCGACCGACGACTCCTCCGAACTCTACATGGCTGTGAATAAGATCATTCCAAGCCTGACCCGCCAGGATCCGATCACCAATGAAGAGGGTAAGCCCGATTTTGGTCCGGGTGACTACTCGGTGGATGAAAAGGCCAAGCAGGTCTACTTCAGTGAAGAGGGCCACCAGCATGTGGAGGAGATGCTGACCGAGGCCGGATTGCTGGAGGAGGGTGCCAGTCTCTACGACAGCGCCAATATCATCCTCATGCATCATGCCAATGCGGCACTGCGCGCTCATGCGCTGTTTCAGCGTAATGTGGATTACATTGTCAAGGATGGTCAGATCGTCATCGTTGATGAGTTTACCGGTCGTACCATGCCGGGGCGTCGCTGGTCCGACGGACAGCATCAGGCGGTGGAAGCCAAAGAGGGGGTGGAGATTCAGAAAGAGAATCAGACCCTGGCTTCGATCACCTTCCAGAACTACTTCCGGCTGTATGACAAACTCTCCGGTATGACCGGTACAGCGGATACCGAGGCGTTTGAATTTCAACAGATCTACGGTCTCGAAGTGGTGGTGATCCCGACCAACCAGGCAATGGTGCGGGACGATATGGGTGACCTTGTCTACCTCACCCCGGAAGAGAAATATGATGCCATCCTGGAAGATGTCCAGGATTGTGTGAAACGGGGCCAGCCGGTGCTGGTCGGTACCGCTTCCATCGAGACCTCCGAGTTGGTCTCCGGGTTGCTGGAGAAAGCCAAGGTGCCGCACAAGGTGTTGAATGCCAAGCACCATGAACAGGAGGCGGCAATCGTTGCCCAGGCGGGTGTGCCAGGAGCCGTTACCATCGCCACCAACATGGCGGGTCGTGGTACCGATATCGTACTCGGCGGTAATCTGGATACTGAGTTGGAAACACTCGGGGATAACCCTGATCCCGCGACGGTGGAAGACTATAAAGCGCAGTGGAAAAAGGTTCACAAACAGGTATTGGAGGCCGGCGGCCTGCATGTGATCGGTACCGAGCGTCACGAGTCACGACGCATCGACAACCAGCTACGTGGACGTTCCGGCCGTCAGGGTGATCCGGGTTCGAGTCGTTTCTATCTCTCTCTGCAAGACAGCCTGATGCGTATCTTCGCCTCCGACAAGGTTGGCGGACTGATGCAGAAGATGGGTATGGAAAAAGGCGAGGCGATTGAACACCCCTGGGTCTCCCGTGCGATCGAGAATGCCCAGCGCAAGGTCGAAGGGCGTAACTTCGATATTCGTAAGCAACTGCTCGAATATGATGATGTGGCCAACGATCAGCGTAAGGTGGTCTACGAGCAGCGTAACGATCTGATGGATACCTCGGATGTCTCCAGTTCCATCTCGGCGCTGCGTGAAGATGTGCTGGATGAAGTCTTTCATGCCCACATTCCCCGGGACTCCATCGAAGAGCAGTGGGATGTGCCTGGATTGAGTGAAGCCCTGGCCGAAACATTCAGTGGTGAATGGCCGCTACAGCAGTGGCTGGATGATGACAGTGATCTGCATGAAGAGACCTTGAAGGCGAAGATCCTCGATAGGCTCTCCTCCAGCTACCAGGAGAAACAGACCCTGGTGGGTGACGAGAACATGCGCCAGTTTGAAAAGGCGATGATGTTGCAGACCCTGGATAGTCACTGGAAAGAGCATCTGGCTGCCATGGACTATCTGCGACAGGGCATTCACCTGCGTGGTTATGCGCAGAAAAACCCCAAGCAGGAGTATAAGCGGGAAGCCTTCTCCATGTTCTCCGGCATGCTGGAGAGTATCAAGCAGGAGGTGGTCAGCCTGCTTTCGAAAGTTCAGGTTCAGATGCCGGAAGAGCTGGCGCTGCAGGAGCAACAGCCCCAGGTCAATGAGTTTGAGTTCAAACATGAGACATTTGAAGGGCTGGCCGGCGAGTCGGAAGCTGAACAGCCGGCGCCTGAGCAGGAGGAGGCACATCAACCGTTTGTCCGGGATGGGCGTAAGATCGGGCGCAATGAACCCTGCCCCTGTGGTTCCGGGAAAAAGTATAAGCAGTGCCACGGCCGCTTGAATTGA